From the Haemophilus parainfluenzae genome, the window CCGTATCAGGTAACGTGAAAAATGCGTTGGCATTCAGTCGTGCGAAAACTATTTTTAATCATAATGGCAAAGCGGTGAAAGGCGTATTGACGATTTCTGCTGTCAGTGACCAAATCAATGAGACATTAGCACGTTTATTGGATGATGAAGTACAAAATATTTTATTAAGTGGTAATACGCAGCAAATTTTGACCGCACTTAATGGCGGTAAAGTGCCAGCTTCGCCAGCTACTCAATCTGAAGACCAAATCGCGACAGGTGCAGTGATTGGTACCTTTACTATTCGTAATGAACATGGCTTACATGCTCGCCCAAGTGCAGTGCTTGTTAATGAAGTGAAAAAATTCGCCTCCAAGATTACCGTACAAAATCTTACTCGAGAAACCGCACCGGTTAGTGCAAAAAGTTTAATGAAAATTGTGGCATTAGGTGTCACTCAAGGTCATCGCTTACGTTTTGTTGCTGAAGGGGATGATGCAAAACAAGCCATTGAAGCCTTAGGTAAGATTATTGCGAGTGGGCTTGGTGAAAGTGTCTCTGCTGTGCCACCAGCTGAACCAGATACCATTGAAGTGAGCAGTGAGCACGTACCACAAATTCACGAAGAAAAAACAGGTTTACCAGCCGATGCTATTGAAGCGGTATTTATGATTCGTAATGAACATGGCTTACATGCTCGCCCAAGTGCGGTACTGGTTAATGAAGTGAAAAAATACAATGCGTCTGTTGCGGTACAAAACTTAGATCGTGACAGTCAATTAGTCAGTGCGAAAAGTCTGATGAAAATTGTGGCGCTCGGTGTCGTGAAAGGTCATCGCTTACGTTTTGTGGCGAGCGGTGAAGAAGCTCAACAAGCGATTGACGGTATTGGTGCAGTCATTGAAAGCGGTTTAGGTGAAGGTAAGGAGTAAGTGATGGCAAAAGTAGCAACAATTACCTTAAATGCCGCTTACGACTTAGTCGGGCGTTTGTCACGTATTGAAATCGGCGAAGTGAATACCGTAGAAACCCTTGGTCTTTTCCCTGCCGGAAAAGGCATTAATGTTGCCAAGGTGTTGAAAGACTTGGGCGTAGATGTCGCGGTTGGTGGCTTCTTAGGTGAAGACAACGTGGGTGATTTCGAAACCCTATTTAAAAAACAAGGCTTAGAAGACAAATTTCATCGCGTAGCAGGTAAAACTCGCATTAACGTAAAAATTACTGAAACCGAAGCCGATGTGACAGACCTAAATTTCTTAGGTTATCAAATCACCCCAGAAGCTTGGCAGCAATTTACAGCAAATTCTTTAGCGTATTGCCAAAACTTTGACATCGTTGCGGTTTGCGGCAGTTTACCACGTGGTGTCAGTCCTGAATTGTTCGCGGATTGGCTTAATCAGTTGCATCAAGCTGGTGTGAAAGTCGTATTAGATAGCAGTAATGCGGCACTTACAGCAGGATTAAAAGCTAGCCCTTGGTTGGTGAAACCAAATCATCGCGAATTGGAAGCGTGGATTGGTCATCCGTTAAATTCTCTTGATGAAATTATTGCGGCAGCCAAAAAACTTAAAGCAGAAGGCATTGCTAACGTCATTATTTCGATGGGCGCGAATGGTTCTTTATGGCTGAGTGATCAAGCTGTGATTCAAGCTCAACCACCTAAATGTGAAAATGTGGTGAGCACTGTAGGTGCAGGCGATTCTATGGTAGCTGGCTTAATTTACGGTATTGAAAAAGGCTTGTCTCAAGCGGAAACCTTAGCGTTTGCAAGTGCAGTTTCCGCTTTTGCGGTTTCACAAAGTAATGTAGGCGTGAGCGATACCGCCTTGCTTGAGCCAATTCTGGCGAATGTCAAAATTTCTGTGATTGAAGGATAATGTAATGAATTTGTTTTTAACTCAATCTCCGCAAATTGGTGCGGCAAAAGCCTATTTACTTCGCCAAGCATTGAGTGTGGTAGCGAAAAAAGCCAATCATACTGTGGTTGAACAAGCCAAAGAGGCGGATTTAGTGATTGTTTTCGGATCTAGTTTGCCAAACTCTGCTGAACTTGTGGGCAAAAAAGTCTTTTTAGCCAATGAAGATGCGGCGATTGCTTCACCTGAAGTCACGCTGACGAATGCACTTAATCAAGCAGTGGACTATGTTCAACCGGCTCAAAGTGCGGTTGGATTTGGTGGCGTTTCTGGCGTTAAAAATATCGTCGCGGTGACAGCTTGTCCGACAGGGGTTGCGCATACCTTTATGTCAGCTGAAGCTATTGAAACTTATGCGAAAAAACAAGGTTGGCAGGTAAAAGTCGAAACGCGTGGTCAAGTGGGCGCCGGTAATGAAATTACCCCT encodes:
- the fruB gene encoding fused PTS fructose transporter subunit IIA/HPr protein; this translates as MLELSESNIHLNATATNKLQAIEMAASALEQAGNVEQGYLQGMLGREQQTSTFLGNGIAIPHGTLETRSMVKKTGVQVFQFPQGIEWGEGNIAYVVIGIAARSDEHLALLRQLTHVLGDEDTAAQLATLADVEKFRAILLGESDAFSMTEETLSLDIETQSLLTLTAINAGKLQQQSAVENSFVSEVVSNSALPLGKGLWVTDAVSGNVKNALAFSRAKTIFNHNGKAVKGVLTISAVSDQINETLARLLDDEVQNILLSGNTQQILTALNGGKVPASPATQSEDQIATGAVIGTFTIRNEHGLHARPSAVLVNEVKKFASKITVQNLTRETAPVSAKSLMKIVALGVTQGHRLRFVAEGDDAKQAIEALGKIIASGLGESVSAVPPAEPDTIEVSSEHVPQIHEEKTGLPADAIEAVFMIRNEHGLHARPSAVLVNEVKKYNASVAVQNLDRDSQLVSAKSLMKIVALGVVKGHRLRFVASGEEAQQAIDGIGAVIESGLGEGKE
- the fruK gene encoding 1-phosphofructokinase, which codes for MAKVATITLNAAYDLVGRLSRIEIGEVNTVETLGLFPAGKGINVAKVLKDLGVDVAVGGFLGEDNVGDFETLFKKQGLEDKFHRVAGKTRINVKITETEADVTDLNFLGYQITPEAWQQFTANSLAYCQNFDIVAVCGSLPRGVSPELFADWLNQLHQAGVKVVLDSSNAALTAGLKASPWLVKPNHRELEAWIGHPLNSLDEIIAAAKKLKAEGIANVIISMGANGSLWLSDQAVIQAQPPKCENVVSTVGAGDSMVAGLIYGIEKGLSQAETLAFASAVSAFAVSQSNVGVSDTALLEPILANVKISVIEG